Proteins co-encoded in one Nicotiana sylvestris chromosome 7, ASM39365v2, whole genome shotgun sequence genomic window:
- the LOC104220551 gene encoding uncharacterized protein yields the protein MDINATLTMEGEGNVEEELGRGKRNKKLSWQLKSLFDKEGKSVSSKADNQNTPKSSGWIKSTYTRRCIFHYATEDEKLEKKFIVWLGKEKRRGRKKEGQIDLYADDNSVRKKPYKLYHQKISSKMFFLELSDNKFDLDDKHIDIALYYLRKKECYHPRDHPFRCTTTDVLFDNYMALVYKDFSEDASDEFWCAGDNQLFLTPYVWGDSRRCGIAWTEVDKIFFPCRLPSEDDKAVTHFLLGVLDLNQKKIDVYDSIYSEPYEAGMNYMQMYARMIPHLLKFSQFDKNHKSFGNVFNKFDIQWQRSPHQTGSTDCGAFLVKFAELLMMGKDVQQFQPEDIKDFRNELV from the exons ATGGACATTAATGCGACTTTGACTATGGAGGGTGAAGGAAATGTTGAAGAAGAACTTGGTCGAGGTAAAaggaacaagaagttaagctggcAGTTGAAATCTCTTTTTGATAAGGAAGGAAAATCAGTAAGTTCCAAGGCAGACAATCAAAATACTCCGAAGAGTTCAGGTTGGATAAAATCAACCTATACTCGTAGGTGTATTTTTCATTATGCCACAGAAGATGAAAAATTAGAGAAGAAATTCATTGTGTGGTTGGGCAAGGAGAAAAGGAGAGGTCGCAAAAAAGA gggACAAATTGATTTATATGCTGATGATAATAGTGTGAGGAAAAAACCATACAAATTGTATCAtcaaaaaatcagtagcaaaatgttTTTCCTTGAGCTTTCAGATAACAAATTTGATCTTGATGATAAG CATATTGACATTGCTCTCTATTATCTGAGAAAGAAGGAATGCTACCACCCTCGCGATCATCCTTTTCGATGCACAACTACTGATGTTCTTTTTGATAATTATATGGCACTTGTGTATAAAGATTTCAGTGAAGATGCTAGTGATGAGTTTTGGTGTGCTGGTGATAATCAGTTATTTCTGACACCATATGTGTGGGGGGACAGCCGTAGATGTGGAATTGCATGGACTGAGGTTGACAAAATCTTTTTTCCATGTCGGCTTCCTTCAGAAGATGATAAAGCTGTGACACACTTTCTGTTGGGAGTATTGGACTTGAATCAGAAAAAGATTGATGTATACGATTCCATATACAGTGAGCCATATGAAGCAGGAATGAACTACATGCAAATGTATGCACGCATGATCCCCCATTTGCTAAAGTTCTCACAGTTTGACAAAAATCACAAGTCTTTTGGGAATGTCTTCAACAAATTTGATATACAGTGGCAAAGATCACCACACCAAACTGGATC GACTGATTGTGGTGCATTCCTGGTCAAATTTGCCGAGTTGCTGATGATGGGGAAAGACGTGCAGCAATTCCAACCCGAAGACATAAAAGACTTTCGAAATGAACTTGTGTAA